A window of Solanum stenotomum isolate F172 chromosome 3, ASM1918654v1, whole genome shotgun sequence contains these coding sequences:
- the LOC125858379 gene encoding putative pentatricopeptide repeat-containing protein At3g13770, mitochondrial, with protein sequence MVNPMNKMSLFLYTSKHVFSSMIKKPYFYEQRQLLYGCLSCNGSLSEALFEMAKQGLQVKFKEYDILLNECINQRAIREGQRVHANMIKTHYQPPVYLRTRLIVFYIKCGLLGDARWVFDEMPQRNVVSWTALISGYSQKGHISQAIHLFLQMLTSGTAPNEFTFATVLTLCTSAIGFQFGRQIHCLLVKSPFESHVYVGSSLLDMYAKAGKVHEARYVFENLPERDVVSCTAIISGYAQQGLFEEALELFCKFQAERMSFNYVTYTSVSTALSGLAAVEQGRQLHAHIIRLELPFYAVLHNSLIDMYSKCGKFTYSRMIFNQMSERTVSSWNAMLVGYSKHGMGKEVVELFKMMREEDKIQPDEITLLAVLSGCSHGGMEDKGVEIFNDLSSGKDRVEVSIEHCGCVVDLLSRSGQVERAFQFIKEMPFEPTAAILGSLLGACWAHLYVDIGEIVARQLLEIEPENAGTYVILSNMYASAGRWEDARRVRELINARAMVKESGKSWIGPDFIHDTEKHNGMRTYIPHQSLLNMDEQRKKKTLLHCSQGRAQTQLSLMIYSHGNYW encoded by the exons ATGGTTAACCCCATGAACAAGATGAGTCTATTTTTGTATACGAGTAAGCATGTATTTTCCTCCATGATAAAAAAACCATATTTTTACGAACAGAGACAACTTTTGTACGGTTGTCTAAGTTGCAATGGTTCACTCTCCGAGGCCTTGTTCGAAATGGCAAAACAAGGCCTCCAAGTGAAATTCAAGGAATATGATATTCTATTAAACGAATGTATAAACCAAAGGGCTATAAGAGAAGGTCAAAGGGTACATGCCAACATGATCAAAACTCACTATCAACCTCCAGTGTACCTCAGGACAAGGCTTATTGTTTTCTACATAAAATGTGGCCTTTTAGGTGATGCTAGGTGGGTGTTCGATGAAATGCCTCAAAGGAATGTTGTTTCTTGGACTGCCCTCATATCTGGCTATTCTCAAAAAGGGCATATATCTCAAGCTATCCATCTTTTTCTTCAGATGTTGACATCAG GTACTGCGCCAAATGAGTTCACTTTTGCAACAGTGCTTACATTATGTACTAGTGCCATTGGGTTTCAATTTGGGAGACAAATTCACTGTCTCTTAGTAAAGAGCCCTTTCGAATCACACGTATATGTGGGAAGCTCACTCCTTGATATGTATGCCAAAGCTGGCAAAGTTCATGAAGCTCGATATGTTTTCGAAAACTTGCCAGAAAGAGATGTTGTCTCTTGCACTGCTATAATCTCAGGCTACGCTCAACAGGGACTATTTGAAGAGGCACTAGAGCTTTTTTGCAAGTTCCAGGCAGAGAGAATGTCTTTCAACTATGTTACATATACTAGTGTATCAACAGCCTTATCAGGACTTGCTGCAGTTGAACAAGGTAGACAACTGCATGCCCATATTATTCGATTGGAACTGCCTTTCTATGCGGTGCTTCATAATTCTCTCATTGATATGTACTCCAAGTGTGGAAAATTCACTTATTCAAGGATGATATTTAATCAAATGTCCGAAAGAACTGTGAGCTCATGGAATGCGATGCTTGTTGGTTACAGTAAACATGGGATGGGAAAGGAGGTAGTTGAGCTCTTCAAAATGATGAGAGAAGAAGACAAAATTCAGCCTGATGAGATAACTCTTTTAGCTGTGTTATCTGGTTGCAGCCATGGAGGAATGGAGGATAAAGGTGTAGAGATTTTTAACGATTTAAGTAGTGGAAAAGATAGGGTTGAGGTTAGCATTGAGCACTGTGGTTGTGTGGTTGATTTGCTAAGTCGATCCGGCCAAGTAGAAAGGGCCTTTCAGTTCATCAAAGAGATGCCTTTTGAACCAACTGCTGCAATTCTGGGTTCACTTTTAGGTGCTTGCTGGGCTCACCTGTATGTTGATATTGGTGAAATTGTAGCCAGACAACTTTTGGAGATAGAGCCAGAAAATGCTGGAACTTATGTAATTCTTTCAAACATGTATGCATCGGCAGGAAGGTGGGAAGATGCTAGAAGAGTAAGAGAGTTGATAAATGCAAGAGCCATGGTAAAGGAATCTGGAAAAAGCTGGATTGGTCCTGATTTTATCCATGACACAGAAAAACATAATGGAATGAGGACTTATATTCCTCATCAGAGCTTGCTTAATATGGATGAGCAGCGAAAAAAGAAAACACTACTCCATTGTTCCCAAGGTAGAGCTCAAACACAGCTCAGTTTGATGATTTATTCACATGGAAACTATTGGTGA
- the LOC125858381 gene encoding probable polygalacturonase At3g15720: MTKNLHFLISIFQSNHLFHSQIMFQLQLLLSILTLSFAAQSYSSTSQFSILQSNHHPKSNLLSISVTEFGAVGDGVKYDTIPIQKAIDACSTIVSKHRCPCHVIFPPGKYLTATVFVKSGVVLDIHQKATILGGSKLEDYPKEQSRWYVVLAEDAVDVGIIGGGEINGQGLKFVERFDDKKNVMVSWNHTGACLGDECRPRLVGFISCRNIKVSDVRLIEPAYWCLHVVRSDKTSICDVTIYGNFNSPNNDGIDIEDSNNTVITRCNINTGDDAICPKSSNGPVYNLTATDCWIRTKSSAIKLGSASFYTFKNFLFDNITIVESHRGLALQIRDGGNVSDMIFSNINISTRYYHPSWWGRAEPIYVTTCPRDASSKAGSISNLLFVNITATSENGIFLSGSGGGVLSNLKFLNMNLTYKRWTQFPDGLVDYRPGCQELVKHQLAGFMMEHIDGLVVEDVVMKWSSDESMRWNNPLDFRPSTVNSISLLNFYSRSYQEQ, from the exons ATGACTAAAAACCTCCACTTTCTTATTTCCATTTTCCAATCAAATCATTTATTTCATTCTCAAATTATGTTTCAACTTCAATTACTCCTCTCAATTCTCACTTTGTCCTTTGCTGCCCAATCATATTCTTCCACGTCGCAATTCTCTATTCTCCAATCCAATCATCACCCTAAATCCAACCTCTTATCCATCTCTGTCACTGAGTTTGGTGCTGTCGGCGATGGCGTCAAATACGACACCATTCCGATCCAGAAAGCTATAGATGCATGCTCGACCATCGTATCCAAACATCGTTGTCCATGCCACGTTATCTTCCCCCCGGGAAAGTACCTAACGGCAACAGTATTCGTGAAATCAGGCGTCGTATTGGATATTCACCAGAAGGCAACAATTTTGGGAGGATCAAAGTTAGAGGATTACCCGAAGGAGCAGAGCAGGTGGTATGTGGTACTGGCGGAGGATGCAGTGGATGTTGGGATCATCGGAGGAGGAGAAATCAATGGACAGGGATTGAAGTTTGTAGAGAGATTTGATGACAAGAAGAATGTGATGGTAAGCTGGAACCATACTGGAGCTTGCCTTGGAGATGAGTGTAGGCCGAGGTTGGTAGGGTTCATCAGCTGCCGGAATATTAAAGTCTCCGATGTTAGACTCATTGAACCTGCTTATTGGTG TTTGCATGTTGTACGAAGTGATAAGACATCAATCTGTGATGTAACCATATATGGGAACTTCAATTCACCCAACAACGATGGTATAGACATAGAGGACTCTAACAATACAGTTATCACTAGATGCAACATCAACACAGGAGACGATGCTATCTGTCCAAAGTCATCAAATGGACCTGTCTACAACCTCACAGCAACAGATTGCTGGATTCGAACAAAATCTTCTGCCATCAAACTTGGAAGCGCTAGCTTTTACACGTTCAAAAATTTCTTGTTTGACAACATTACAATTGTTGAATCTCATAGAGGCCTCGCTCTACAAATTCGAGATGGAG GAAATGTTAGTGACATGATCTTCTCAAACATAAACATCAGCACAAGATACTACCACCCATCATGGTGGGGAAGAGCAGAGCCTATCTATGTGACAACCTGTCCAAGGGATGCTAGTTCAAAAGCAGGTTCAATTTCCAATTTGCTATTTGTGAACATCACAGCAACTTCTGAAAACGGCATCTTCTTATCGGGGTCGGGAGGTGGAGTCCTGAGCAATCTAAAGTTCTTAAACATGAACCTGACGTACAAGAGATGGACACAGTTCCCAGATGGGTTGGTAGATTACAGGCCAGGATGCCAAGAACTTGTAAAGCACCAACTTGCGGGATTCATGATGGAGCATATTGATGGTCTGGTTGTTGAAGATGTAGTCATGAAATGGTCTAGTGATGAATCAATGAGATGGAATAATCCATTGGATTTCAGGCCATCTACTGTAAATAGTATTTCTTTGCTCAATTTCTACTCCAGATCCTACCAAGAACAGTAA